From a region of the Geothrix sp. 21YS21S-2 genome:
- a CDS encoding cell wall metabolism sensor histidine kinase WalK, whose amino-acid sequence MPNAHPDLSQRMTTPLLPWALALAGGALMASDIEPVLRVAGFLAAAGGGASLHLSMKRHRETMARLLAAIPLPEKGEELFRALPRAWSALEAENHRLANEVEAEDQVRRQILANLRTGIVLLGLDRQIRLFNPKARTILGASSHLGEGESLVSAFREPESLRNLQDAYGGAFREWTLKRNPRTIRLRAVPFPAPAGEGTWVLVTLDDITHFEALETTRQKFISNASHELKTPVTGIRVAVENLQDGALVLPEGDTSLKIILRSLDRMVMLLDDISELSRIETGALRLDARPLTVGPFMTEFLESVQPLARVRNVRILSDVEPGATGHAFRADPMRLGQLLENLVSNAVKFGPPESEVRVAARLEGDALAFSVADQGPGIGSQDLPRIFERFFRAPATRGVPGTGLGLSIVKHLAVLMGGEVDVQSEPGRGAIFTFRLPAAEMKP is encoded by the coding sequence ATGCCCAACGCTCATCCGGACCTGTCGCAGCGGATGACCACGCCCCTCCTGCCCTGGGCCCTGGCCCTGGCGGGCGGCGCGCTCATGGCCAGCGACATCGAGCCGGTGCTGAGGGTCGCCGGGTTCCTGGCGGCGGCGGGGGGCGGGGCTTCCCTCCACCTGTCCATGAAGCGGCACCGGGAGACCATGGCCCGGCTCCTCGCGGCCATCCCCCTGCCGGAGAAGGGCGAGGAGCTGTTCCGCGCCCTGCCCCGGGCCTGGTCGGCCCTGGAGGCGGAGAACCACCGGCTGGCCAACGAGGTCGAGGCCGAGGACCAGGTGCGCCGCCAGATTCTCGCCAACCTGCGCACGGGGATCGTGCTCCTGGGCCTGGACCGCCAGATCCGGCTCTTCAACCCCAAGGCCCGGACCATCCTGGGCGCCTCCAGCCACCTGGGGGAGGGCGAGTCGCTGGTGTCGGCCTTCCGGGAGCCCGAGAGCCTGCGCAACCTCCAGGACGCCTACGGGGGCGCCTTCCGGGAGTGGACCCTCAAGCGCAACCCCAGGACCATCCGCCTGCGGGCCGTGCCCTTCCCCGCCCCCGCGGGGGAGGGGACCTGGGTGCTGGTCACCCTGGACGACATCACCCACTTCGAGGCCCTGGAGACCACCCGCCAGAAGTTCATCTCCAACGCCAGCCACGAGCTGAAGACGCCGGTGACGGGCATCCGGGTGGCGGTGGAGAACCTCCAGGACGGGGCCCTCGTCCTCCCCGAGGGCGACACCAGCCTGAAGATCATCCTGCGCAGCCTGGACCGCATGGTCATGCTCCTGGACGACATCTCGGAGCTGAGCCGCATCGAGACCGGCGCCCTGCGCCTGGATGCCAGGCCCCTGACGGTGGGGCCCTTCATGACCGAATTCCTGGAGAGCGTCCAGCCCCTGGCCCGGGTCCGGAACGTGCGCATCCTGTCCGACGTGGAACCCGGCGCCACGGGCCACGCCTTCCGGGCCGACCCCATGCGCCTGGGCCAGCTCCTGGAGAACCTGGTGTCCAACGCCGTGAAGTTCGGGCCCCCGGAATCCGAGGTGCGGGTCGCGGCGCGCCTGGAAGGCGACGCCCTGGCCTTTTCCGTGGCCGACCAGGGCCCGGGCATCGGCTCGCAGGACCTGCCCCGGATCTTCGAGCGCTTCTTCCGGGCCCCGGCCACCCGGGGCGTGCCGGGCACCGGCCTGGGCCTCTCCATCGTCAAGCACCTGGCCGTGCTCATGGGCGGCGAGGTGGACGTGCAAAGCGAACCGGGCCGGGGCGCCATATTCACCTTCCGCCTCCCGGCGGCCGAAATGAAACCGTAG